The following proteins come from a genomic window of Candidatus Thiodiazotropha sp. CDECU1:
- the ihfA gene encoding integration host factor subunit alpha has product MALTKADMAARLFDELGLNKREAKEMVEMFFEEIRQSLERGGQVKLSGFGNFDLREKKQRPGRNPKTGKEIPISARRVVTFRPGQKLKARVEAYAGSEQQ; this is encoded by the coding sequence ATGGCGTTAACAAAAGCAGATATGGCCGCCAGGCTCTTCGATGAGCTTGGGCTGAATAAACGCGAGGCCAAAGAGATGGTGGAGATGTTCTTTGAGGAGATCCGCCAATCGCTTGAACGAGGGGGACAGGTGAAACTTTCCGGTTTCGGAAATTTCGATCTGCGTGAGAAAAAACAACGGCCTGGACGTAATCCCAAAACAGGAAAGGAGATTCCTATCTCTGCACGTCGTGTGGTTACCTTCAGACCCGGTCAAAAATTAAAGGCACGAGTGGAAGCCTATGCTGGATCCGAGCAGCAGTAA
- a CDS encoding MerR family transcriptional regulator: protein MLDPSSSNLDLPAIPGKRYFTIGEVSDLCQVKPHVLRYWEQEFPQLKPVKRRGNRRYYQRHDVLMIRQIRSLLYEQGFTIGGARQQLSGDTAKEDLQQSQQIVKQLRSELEEVLQILKR, encoded by the coding sequence ATGCTGGATCCGAGCAGCAGTAATCTAGATCTGCCCGCAATCCCGGGTAAAAGGTATTTTACCATTGGCGAGGTGAGTGACCTGTGTCAGGTCAAACCTCATGTGCTGCGCTATTGGGAGCAGGAGTTCCCGCAGCTGAAGCCGGTCAAGCGACGGGGCAACAGACGCTACTATCAACGCCACGATGTGCTCATGATCAGGCAGATCCGTAGTCTTCTGTATGAGCAGGGATTTACTATCGGTGGCGCACGCCAACAGCTTTCAGGCGATACCGCCAAGGAAGATCTGCAGCAGAGTCAGCAGATCGTCAAACAGTTGCGCAGTGAACTTGAAGAGGTCCTGCAGATCCTGAAAAGATAG
- a CDS encoding rhodanese-like domain-containing protein — protein MKFVKALMLTALVSGVALSSQLLAADGNQITPGLQSVEVTHSGEKIIISRSADKQAKIPGTFTKVARHCPPFCIQPATVAPGVETVGELEVLGYLKRVGDGDRKVLVIDSRTPDWIIRGTIPGSVNIPWNKINVDLQGTFEVAAEAEGVHDILVDQLGVQEIDGNLDFRNAKTLVMFCNGSWCPQSSNNIKTLINLGYPAYKLKWYRGGMQDWVSLGLTTVNR, from the coding sequence ATGAAGTTTGTCAAAGCACTCATGCTTACCGCACTTGTCAGTGGCGTAGCACTCTCATCCCAGCTGCTTGCGGCCGATGGTAATCAGATCACCCCTGGACTGCAGTCGGTGGAAGTGACCCATAGTGGAGAAAAGATCATCATCTCACGCTCAGCCGACAAGCAGGCGAAGATCCCGGGCACATTCACCAAGGTTGCCCGTCACTGCCCACCCTTCTGCATACAGCCGGCAACAGTTGCCCCAGGTGTGGAGACAGTGGGTGAGTTGGAGGTCCTCGGCTACCTGAAGCGGGTCGGTGACGGCGATCGCAAGGTTCTGGTCATCGATTCACGTACTCCCGACTGGATCATCCGCGGCACCATCCCTGGTTCAGTGAATATCCCTTGGAACAAGATCAATGTTGATCTCCAGGGTACCTTCGAAGTCGCTGCTGAAGCAGAAGGTGTACATGACATATTGGTCGATCAGCTTGGGGTTCAGGAGATAGACGGCAATCTTGATTTTCGCAATGCCAAGACCCTGGTGATGTTCTGTAACGGTAGCTGGTGCCCGCAGTCATCCAACAACATCAAGACCCTGATTAACCTGGGATACCCGGCCTACAAACTGAAATGGTATCGTGGCGGCATGCAGGATTGGGTCAGCCTGGGACTCACCACAGTCAATCGCTGA
- the soxA gene encoding sulfur oxidation c-type cytochrome SoxA: protein MVITCGFITAAQATTPEEDLKAFQNFFKKRFPNVETSDYINGAYSIDPIGRENWEAIEEFPPYEPFIDEGQAMWEKPFANGKTFKDCFPDGPALAGKYPHWDKDKGMVMTLPLALNNCLKANGEKPLKYKKGPINNILSYLSYESRGQVTNVVVPTDDPRALEAYEEGKKFYYTRRGQLNFSCAHCHLQNAGMILRTEILSPAIGHTTHFPVYRSKWGTVGTLHRRFTGCNKQVRAKPFKAHGDEYRNLEYFLTYMSNGLPLNGPGARK, encoded by the coding sequence ATGGTAATTACCTGCGGCTTTATCACCGCTGCACAGGCAACAACCCCTGAAGAAGATCTTAAGGCCTTCCAAAACTTCTTTAAAAAACGTTTTCCCAATGTGGAGACCTCTGACTATATCAATGGCGCCTACTCCATTGATCCAATAGGCCGTGAAAACTGGGAGGCCATCGAAGAGTTCCCACCCTACGAGCCGTTCATCGATGAAGGCCAGGCGATGTGGGAAAAACCTTTCGCCAATGGCAAAACCTTCAAGGACTGCTTTCCGGACGGTCCCGCGCTTGCCGGCAAGTATCCGCATTGGGATAAGGATAAAGGTATGGTCATGACCCTGCCACTGGCCCTCAACAACTGCCTAAAGGCCAATGGCGAGAAGCCTTTGAAATATAAGAAGGGGCCGATTAACAACATCCTCTCCTATCTCTCCTATGAATCACGCGGCCAGGTCACTAATGTGGTGGTTCCCACTGATGATCCACGCGCGCTCGAGGCCTATGAGGAGGGTAAGAAGTTCTACTATACACGTCGTGGCCAGCTCAATTTCTCCTGTGCCCATTGCCACCTGCAGAACGCAGGCATGATTCTGCGCACGGAGATCCTCAGTCCGGCAATCGGTCACACCACTCACTTCCCTGTATATCGCTCCAAATGGGGTACCGTGGGAACACTGCATCGCCGATTCACTGGCTGTAACAAGCAGGTTCGCGCAAAACCATTCAAGGCTCATGGCGACGAGTATCGTAATCTCGAATACTTCCTCACCTACATGAGTAACGGCTTGCCATTGAACGGTCCTGGCGCGAGAAAATAA
- the soxX gene encoding sulfur oxidation c-type cytochrome SoxX, with product MIGNTKKWIGMAGALSVLAGQFLVSPAIFAAEGNAVAEGKKIAFDRKKGNCLACHNILNAPSPGNIAPALVAMKSRFPTKEDLRMQIWDATIKNPESAMPPFGKHGILSEADFEKVVEYVWTL from the coding sequence ATGATTGGTAATACCAAAAAGTGGATAGGAATGGCCGGCGCACTCAGCGTCCTAGCTGGTCAGTTTCTGGTCTCCCCCGCAATCTTCGCTGCAGAAGGCAATGCTGTAGCGGAAGGAAAGAAGATTGCCTTCGATAGAAAAAAAGGGAATTGTCTTGCCTGCCACAACATACTCAACGCGCCATCCCCGGGAAACATAGCCCCGGCCCTGGTGGCGATGAAATCCCGTTTCCCCACAAAGGAGGATCTGCGTATGCAGATCTGGGATGCAACCATCAAAAATCCCGAATCGGCAATGCCACCATTCGGTAAACACGGCATCCTCTCCGAAGCTGATTTTGAAAAAGTCGTCGAATATGTCTGGACACTCTGA
- a CDS encoding GIY-YIG nuclease family protein — translation MTKRADHQSWYVYIVQCADRTLYTGITKDIDKRVTQHNSGSGAKYTRGRVPVELVFAEGMESHGDALRREYEIKRMSLAGKRKIIEVSRTEKETSLS, via the coding sequence ATGACAAAGCGGGCTGATCATCAATCCTGGTATGTCTACATTGTGCAATGTGCAGACCGGACCTTATACACAGGCATAACCAAGGATATTGATAAACGGGTGACACAACACAACAGTGGCAGTGGCGCTAAATACACCCGGGGTCGAGTACCGGTTGAACTTGTCTTCGCCGAGGGGATGGAGAGTCACGGCGATGCATTGCGCCGAGAGTATGAGATAAAGCGAATGAGCCTGGCCGGTAAGCGAAAAATCATCGAAGTATCAAGGACTGAAAAGGAAACTAGCTTGTCATGA